A single genomic interval of Amblyomma americanum isolate KBUSLIRL-KWMA chromosome 11, ASM5285725v1, whole genome shotgun sequence harbors:
- the LOC144111273 gene encoding flavin-containing monooxygenase 5-like isoform X1, with translation MRVAVIGAGCCGITAVKACLEEGLDVVCFERASDCGGLWWYRDETPESGAGTVMRFTVANTSKEMSCYSDFPPDKDAPLFMTHWQTLQYIRSYADHFGVTPKIRFNHEVLRLDRDGTIRVRDLKTGRDWEDVFDGVLVCTGHHGSPSVPDIPGRELFRGRVMHSRDYKYADEAFRDKTVVVVGFANSALDVAVNLSTVARQVFLSTRRINWVLPSHYKSVPMDVYVLNQARLWLFSWLPHSWFSRFVVSVANDAWDHKALGMEADHDVMSQGLVINQYIDGKLLDGTVKIRGPPQKFTEKGVVMNYTEEEVDAVVFATGFTTGLPFPTDALTRDGERLLLYKMMIPPANPNVAFLGFIDANANLLQAFEMQARYMARVFSGKLTLPSREAMEQDVAATQQKSKSFFVPTPRHSLMIDKIAYVEDLAKILGVKPDYLKLLFTDPKLYYALMTSPVLNYQYRLQGPHCWNGARDAILGFQERLQAPLRHRKNGKDDGRSTANYFTTSKLVALCAVVGVSVCLSNGTLKSARHSAPVFWDRVAERFVAFASSLGWPF, from the exons ATGAGAGTCGCCGTGATCGGTGCCGGCTGTTGCGGCATAACGGCCGTCAAGGCATGCCTCGAAGAAGGACTGGACGTGGTCTGCTTCGAGAGGGCATCCGACTGCGGCGGGCTATGGTGGTACCGGGACGAGACGCCGGAGTCGGGAGCCGGAACCGTGATGCGCTTCACCGTGGCCAACACCAGCAAAGAGATGTCCTGCTACAGCGACTTCCCGCCGGACAAGGACGCCCCCTTGTTCATGACCCACTGGCAGACGCTCCAATACATTCGCAGCTACGCCGACCACTTCGGCGTCACTCCCAAGATCCGCTTCAACCACGAGGTCCTCAGGCTTGACAGGGATGGTACGATCAGGGTCCGAGACTTGAAGACCGGCCGAGATTGGGAGGACGTCTTCGACGGCGTCCTGGTCTGCACGGGCCACCACGGGTCGCCCTCGGTGCCCGATATTCCGGGCCGTGAGCTGTTCCGCGGGCGGGTGATGCACTCGCGCGACTACAAGTACGCCGACGAAGCTTTCAGGGACAAGACCGTGGTCGTCGTGGGGTTTGCGAACTCGGCGCTGGACGTCGCCGTGAACCTCAGCACCGTCGCCCGTCAG GTTTTTCTCAGCACGAGGCGAATCAACTGGGTCCTTCCGTCTCACTACAAGTCCGTCCCCATGGACGTGTACGTCCTCAATCAAGCCCGCCTATGGCTCTTCAGTTGGCTTCCTCACTCGTGGTTTAGTCGGTTTGTCGTCAGCGTGGCGAACGATGCCTGGGACCACAAGGCCCTAGGCATGGAGGCCGACCACGACGTCATGAGCCAGGGCCTCGTCATCAACCAGTACATCGACGGCAAGCTCCTGGACGGGACCGTCAAGATCCGCGGACCTCCGCAGAAGTTCACCGAGAAAGGCGTCGTCATGAACTACACCGAGGAAGAGGTGGACGCCGTGGTCTTCGCCACCGGCTTCACGACCGGCCTGCCGTTCCCGACGGACGCCTTGACCAGGGACGGAGAGAGGCTCCTGCTGTACAAGATGATGATCCCTCCAGCTAACCCGAACGTCGCGTTCCTGGGGTTCATCGATGCCAACGCGAACCTCCTGCAGGCGTTCGAGATGCAGGCGCGCTATATGGCGCGAGTGTTCTCGGGCAAGCTGACGCTACCCTCCAGGGAAGCCATGGAACAGGACGTAGCCGCGACGCAACAGAAGAGCAAGTCCTTCTTCGTCCCGACGCCCAGACACTCCCTGATGATCGACAAGATCGCCTACGTGGAGGACCTGGCTAAAATCCTTGGCGTTAAGCCGGACTACCTGAAGCTCCTCTTCACGGATCCGAAGCTGTACTACGCACTCATGACCTCTCCGGTGCTCAACTACCAATACAGGCTCCAGGGACCTCACTGCTGGAACGGAGCTAGGGACGCCATCTTGGGTTTCCAAGAAAGACTGCAAGCTCCACTGCGGCACCGGAAAAATGGCAAAGACGACGGCCGGTCCACGGCGAACTATTTTACAACCAGCAAGCTGGTCGCGCTGTGCGCGGTCGTCGGGGTCTCGGTTTGTCTGAGCAATGGGACATTGAAATCTGCGCGACACAGCGCTCCCGTCTTCTGGGATAGGGTAGCGGAGCGATTTGTAGCCTTTGCTTCGAGTCTTGGTTGGCCTTTCTGA